In the Alligator mississippiensis isolate rAllMis1 chromosome 7, rAllMis1, whole genome shotgun sequence genome, one interval contains:
- the FAM178B gene encoding protein FAM178B isoform X4, whose product MAQQAVVAPVPTPELPILGGLRWYQIPLSSLRAPSTGLFSRRFQDSLQRYRQLRLTKRLRVGRPYALLGDPDPASPPAQDSRSQRPRGSRARSSLGLAPCRAASRHWRGSRAPHRKSKRMPHLPQGTNTSPDEAFPADWSPVQLDFLCQAGMVSPSQDTAGSGEKQDDEEELLPLAQLLGGAARILPEPGMGLQPDPDVNSLAALLQERRAWCLVGEGLPTLPDDSSEDSPDDTPMPEEHRLFLERFALVTSELPDFPPGEGIFGEAMPTPASLPAVCVHGLAPQSPLEAAFLDATPAGQVTFVRTGLLTLLYRHVLACPPPVLHWLFQLASQPAGAAPSAFQALWEISMQQIDAPELWCPSLGEVGQALQRLGAHQATLSPPGQLPLELLPPAPSCPPSLALGGTEGTAYSTVVLGAQLSDIYKYLTLCVLVRPGCYPDRQRRALVALLCRLSLVHPLRYQPCPDLQQLLCALLDGMDNWHHQLPALCGALAHVSQHHHNLVTVVRLLPDTTARGRQLRQHLSLCLISRLLGMPDGTVVPSTKEGQLRQLCCLLALMKPAALRCHLPPPEPWSPGLDWEACYLCYSLLSLADTAVGTECSSPEHKVSGYILHTCSETCWVLHVPGRTTLPPSPGWHCLAGQPWHHLMPPFCPTVSVAGAVCPAAAAPGLWPA is encoded by the exons ATGGCCCAGCAGGCGGTGGTGGCCccagtgcccaccccagagctgccCATCCTGGGGGGCCTGCGCTGGTACCAGATCCCACTGTCCTCGCTGCGGGCGCCCAGCACGGGCCTCTTCAGCCGCCGCTTTCAGGACAGCCTGCAGCGCTACCGCCAGCTGCGCCTCACCAAGCGCCTGCGTGTCGGCCGCCCCTACGCTCTGCTCGGGGACCCCGACCCGGCCTCCCCGCCCGCCCAG GATAGCAGGAGCCAGCGACCTAGAGGCAGTAGAGCCCGGAGCAGCCTGGGCCTTGCCCCATGCCGAGCAG CCTCCAGGCACTGGCGCGGCTCCAGGGCCCCCCACCGGAAGTCCAAGAGGATGCCGCATCTGCCACAGGGCACCAACACCAGCCCTGATGAGGCCTTCCCAGCTGACTGGAGCCCTGTGCAGCTGGACTTCCTTTGCCAGGCTGGTATGGTGTCCCCCAGCCAGGATACGGCTGGATCTGGGGAGAAGCAGGACGATGAGGAAGAGCTGTTGCCCCTGGCGCagctgctggggggagcagcacGGATCCTCCCGGAGCCTGGCATG GGCCTGCAGCCAGATCCTGATGTCAACAGTCTGGCAgcgctgctgcaggagagaag gGCCTGGTGCTTGGTGGGCGAGGGGCTGCCAACACTGCCCGATGACAGCTCTGAAGATTCACCCGATGACACACCAATGCCCGAGGAGCACAG gctgTTTCTGGAGCGCTTTGCACTGGTCACCAGTGAGCTGCCAGACTTTCCCCCTGGGGAGGGCATCTTTGGGGAGGCCATGCCTACCCCTGCGTCCCTCCCAGCTGTGTGCGTCCATGGCCTGGCACCCCAGAGCCCTCTTGAGGCTGCTTTTCTCGA tgccacGCCAGCTGGGCAGGTCACCTTCGTGCGCACCGGGCTGCTCACTCTGCTGTACCGCCATGTGctggcctgccccccacctgtcctGCACTGGCTCTTCCAG CTGGCATCGCAGCCTGCAGGTGCCGCCCCCAGTGCCTTCCAGGCCCTGTGGGAGATCAGCATGCAGCAGATTGATGCACCTG AGCTGTGGTGCCCATCACTGGGtgaggtggggcaggcactgcagcgCCTGGGTGCCCACCAGGCCACCCTCAGCCCTCCTGGccagctgcccctggagctgctgccccctgcccccag CTGCCCCCCGTCACTGGCCCTGGGAGGCACCGAGGGCACAGCCTACTCTACAGTCGTGCTGGGGGCGCAGCTCAGTGACATCTACAAG TACCTGACACTGTGCGTGCTGGTGCGGCCCGGGTGTTACCCAGACAGGCAGCgcagggccctggtggccctACTTTGCCGCCTCAGCCTGGTGCACCCACTGCGGTACCAGCCCTGCCCTGACCTGCAGCAGTTactctgtgctcttcttgacgGCATGGACAACTGGCACCACCAG CTCCCGGCACTGTGCGGGGCCCTGGCCCATGTCTCACAGCACCATCACAACCTGGTGACTGTGGTTCGGCTGCTTCCAGATAccacagccaggggcag GCAGCTGCGCCAGCACTTGAGCCTCTGTCTCATCTCGCGGCTCCTGGGGATGCCTGATGGGACCGTGGTACCCTCCACCAAGGAGGGACAG CTGCGCCAGctgtgctgcctcctggccctcATGAAGCCGGCTGCCCTCAGGTGCCACCTGCCACCTCCAGAGCCCTGGAGTCCTGGCCTGGACTGGGAG GCTTGCTATCTGTGCTACAGCCTCCTGAGCCTGGCCGACACAGCCGTGGGCACCGAGTGCTCATCTCCGGAGCACAAGGTGAGTGGGTACATACTCCACACATGCTCGGAGACATGCTGGGTGCTTCATGTGCCTGGGCGCACaactctccccccctcccccggctggCATTGCTTGGCAGGGCAGCCTTGGCACCACCTGATgccccccttctgccccacagtgtctgtggcaggagctgtgtgcccagctgcagcGGCACCTGGGCTCTGGCCTGCCTGA
- the FAM178B gene encoding protein FAM178B isoform X3, translating to MAQQAVVAPVPTPELPILGGLRWYQIPLSSLRAPSTGLFSRRFQDSLQRYRQLRLTKRLRVGRPYALLGDPDPASPPAQDSRSQRPRGSRARSSLGLAPCRAASRHWRGSRAPHRKSKRMPHLPQGTNTSPDEAFPADWSPVQLDFLCQAGMVSPSQDTAGSGEKQDDEEELLPLAQLLGGAARILPEPGMGLQPDPDVNSLAALLQERRAWCLVGEGLPTLPDDSSEDSPDDTPMPEEHRLFLERFALVTSELPDFPPGEGIFGEAMPTPASLPAVCVHGLAPQSPLEAAFLDATPAGQVTFVRTGLLTLLYRHVLACPPPVLHWLFQLASQPAGAAPSAFQALWEISMQQIDAPELWCPSLGEVGQALQRLGAHQATLSPPGQLPLELLPPAPSCPPSLALGGTEGTAYSTVVLGAQLSDIYKYLTLCVLVRPGCYPDRQRRALVALLCRLSLVHPLRYQPCPDLQQLLCALLDGMDNWHHQLPALCGALAHVSQHHHNLVTVVRLLPDTTARGRQLRQHLSLCLISRLLGMPDGTVVPSTKEGQLRQLCCLLALMKPAALRCHLPPPEPWSPGLDWEVRVGHPPQPSLPPHPTGARGPAIALLHPGTSALQSPEKSSGRHQHTAPGMGAGCAGEGCCGFKSMADWEISQGSDGCSLSQFPFSEEAVSGCAPQPRHHG from the exons ATGGCCCAGCAGGCGGTGGTGGCCccagtgcccaccccagagctgccCATCCTGGGGGGCCTGCGCTGGTACCAGATCCCACTGTCCTCGCTGCGGGCGCCCAGCACGGGCCTCTTCAGCCGCCGCTTTCAGGACAGCCTGCAGCGCTACCGCCAGCTGCGCCTCACCAAGCGCCTGCGTGTCGGCCGCCCCTACGCTCTGCTCGGGGACCCCGACCCGGCCTCCCCGCCCGCCCAG GATAGCAGGAGCCAGCGACCTAGAGGCAGTAGAGCCCGGAGCAGCCTGGGCCTTGCCCCATGCCGAGCAG CCTCCAGGCACTGGCGCGGCTCCAGGGCCCCCCACCGGAAGTCCAAGAGGATGCCGCATCTGCCACAGGGCACCAACACCAGCCCTGATGAGGCCTTCCCAGCTGACTGGAGCCCTGTGCAGCTGGACTTCCTTTGCCAGGCTGGTATGGTGTCCCCCAGCCAGGATACGGCTGGATCTGGGGAGAAGCAGGACGATGAGGAAGAGCTGTTGCCCCTGGCGCagctgctggggggagcagcacGGATCCTCCCGGAGCCTGGCATG GGCCTGCAGCCAGATCCTGATGTCAACAGTCTGGCAgcgctgctgcaggagagaag gGCCTGGTGCTTGGTGGGCGAGGGGCTGCCAACACTGCCCGATGACAGCTCTGAAGATTCACCCGATGACACACCAATGCCCGAGGAGCACAG gctgTTTCTGGAGCGCTTTGCACTGGTCACCAGTGAGCTGCCAGACTTTCCCCCTGGGGAGGGCATCTTTGGGGAGGCCATGCCTACCCCTGCGTCCCTCCCAGCTGTGTGCGTCCATGGCCTGGCACCCCAGAGCCCTCTTGAGGCTGCTTTTCTCGA tgccacGCCAGCTGGGCAGGTCACCTTCGTGCGCACCGGGCTGCTCACTCTGCTGTACCGCCATGTGctggcctgccccccacctgtcctGCACTGGCTCTTCCAG CTGGCATCGCAGCCTGCAGGTGCCGCCCCCAGTGCCTTCCAGGCCCTGTGGGAGATCAGCATGCAGCAGATTGATGCACCTG AGCTGTGGTGCCCATCACTGGGtgaggtggggcaggcactgcagcgCCTGGGTGCCCACCAGGCCACCCTCAGCCCTCCTGGccagctgcccctggagctgctgccccctgcccccag CTGCCCCCCGTCACTGGCCCTGGGAGGCACCGAGGGCACAGCCTACTCTACAGTCGTGCTGGGGGCGCAGCTCAGTGACATCTACAAG TACCTGACACTGTGCGTGCTGGTGCGGCCCGGGTGTTACCCAGACAGGCAGCgcagggccctggtggccctACTTTGCCGCCTCAGCCTGGTGCACCCACTGCGGTACCAGCCCTGCCCTGACCTGCAGCAGTTactctgtgctcttcttgacgGCATGGACAACTGGCACCACCAG CTCCCGGCACTGTGCGGGGCCCTGGCCCATGTCTCACAGCACCATCACAACCTGGTGACTGTGGTTCGGCTGCTTCCAGATAccacagccaggggcag GCAGCTGCGCCAGCACTTGAGCCTCTGTCTCATCTCGCGGCTCCTGGGGATGCCTGATGGGACCGTGGTACCCTCCACCAAGGAGGGACAG CTGCGCCAGctgtgctgcctcctggccctcATGAAGCCGGCTGCCCTCAGGTGCCACCTGCCACCTCCAGAGCCCTGGAGTCCTGGCCTGGACTGGGAGGTGAGAGTGGGGcatcccccacagccctccctgcccccccatcctaCAGGAGCCAGGGGCCCAGCCATAGCCCTCCTGCATCCTGGCACCAGTGCTCTCCAGTCACCTGAGAAATCTTCAGGCAGGCACCAACATACAGCGCCTGGCATGGGGGCTGGGTGTGCAGGGGAAGGGTGCTGTGGCTTTAAAAGCATGGCAGATTGGGAGATTTCTCAGGGGTCGGATGGCTGCTCCCTGTCTCAATTTCCCTTCTCTGAGGAGGCAGTCAgtggctgtgccccccagcccaggcatcatggctga
- the FAM178B gene encoding protein FAM178B isoform X5 — MAQQAVVAPVPTPELPILGGLRWYQIPLSSLRAPSTGLFSRRFQDSLQRYRQLRLTKRLRVGRPYALLGDPDPASPPAQDSRSQRPRGSRARSSLGLAPCRAASRHWRGSRAPHRKSKRMPHLPQGTNTSPDEAFPADWSPVQLDFLCQAGMVSPSQDTAGSGEKQDDEEELLPLAQLLGGAARILPEPGMGLQPDPDVNSLAALLQERRAWCLVGEGLPTLPDDSSEDSPDDTPMPEEHRLFLERFALVTSELPDFPPGEGIFGEAMPTPASLPAVCVHGLAPQSPLEAAFLDATPAGQVTFVRTGLLTLLYRHVLACPPPVLHWLFQLASQPAGAAPSAFQALWEISMQQIDAPELWCPSLGEVGQALQRLGAHQATLSPPGQLPLELLPPAPSCPPSLALGGTEGTAYSTVVLGAQLSDIYKYLTLCVLVRPGCYPDRQRRALVALLCRLSLVHPLRYQPCPDLQQLLCALLDGMDNWHHQLPALCGALAHVSQHHHNLVTVVRLLPDTTARGRQLRQHLSLCLISRLLGMPDGTVVPSTKEGQLRQLCCLLALMKPAALRCHLPPPEPWSPGLDWEACYLCYSLLSLADTAVGTECSSPEHKCLWQELCAQLQRHLGSGLPEGPGLLFVTQLKCLVTHTYVKWQATLTQCPSQELHYLHWMES; from the exons ATGGCCCAGCAGGCGGTGGTGGCCccagtgcccaccccagagctgccCATCCTGGGGGGCCTGCGCTGGTACCAGATCCCACTGTCCTCGCTGCGGGCGCCCAGCACGGGCCTCTTCAGCCGCCGCTTTCAGGACAGCCTGCAGCGCTACCGCCAGCTGCGCCTCACCAAGCGCCTGCGTGTCGGCCGCCCCTACGCTCTGCTCGGGGACCCCGACCCGGCCTCCCCGCCCGCCCAG GATAGCAGGAGCCAGCGACCTAGAGGCAGTAGAGCCCGGAGCAGCCTGGGCCTTGCCCCATGCCGAGCAG CCTCCAGGCACTGGCGCGGCTCCAGGGCCCCCCACCGGAAGTCCAAGAGGATGCCGCATCTGCCACAGGGCACCAACACCAGCCCTGATGAGGCCTTCCCAGCTGACTGGAGCCCTGTGCAGCTGGACTTCCTTTGCCAGGCTGGTATGGTGTCCCCCAGCCAGGATACGGCTGGATCTGGGGAGAAGCAGGACGATGAGGAAGAGCTGTTGCCCCTGGCGCagctgctggggggagcagcacGGATCCTCCCGGAGCCTGGCATG GGCCTGCAGCCAGATCCTGATGTCAACAGTCTGGCAgcgctgctgcaggagagaag gGCCTGGTGCTTGGTGGGCGAGGGGCTGCCAACACTGCCCGATGACAGCTCTGAAGATTCACCCGATGACACACCAATGCCCGAGGAGCACAG gctgTTTCTGGAGCGCTTTGCACTGGTCACCAGTGAGCTGCCAGACTTTCCCCCTGGGGAGGGCATCTTTGGGGAGGCCATGCCTACCCCTGCGTCCCTCCCAGCTGTGTGCGTCCATGGCCTGGCACCCCAGAGCCCTCTTGAGGCTGCTTTTCTCGA tgccacGCCAGCTGGGCAGGTCACCTTCGTGCGCACCGGGCTGCTCACTCTGCTGTACCGCCATGTGctggcctgccccccacctgtcctGCACTGGCTCTTCCAG CTGGCATCGCAGCCTGCAGGTGCCGCCCCCAGTGCCTTCCAGGCCCTGTGGGAGATCAGCATGCAGCAGATTGATGCACCTG AGCTGTGGTGCCCATCACTGGGtgaggtggggcaggcactgcagcgCCTGGGTGCCCACCAGGCCACCCTCAGCCCTCCTGGccagctgcccctggagctgctgccccctgcccccag CTGCCCCCCGTCACTGGCCCTGGGAGGCACCGAGGGCACAGCCTACTCTACAGTCGTGCTGGGGGCGCAGCTCAGTGACATCTACAAG TACCTGACACTGTGCGTGCTGGTGCGGCCCGGGTGTTACCCAGACAGGCAGCgcagggccctggtggccctACTTTGCCGCCTCAGCCTGGTGCACCCACTGCGGTACCAGCCCTGCCCTGACCTGCAGCAGTTactctgtgctcttcttgacgGCATGGACAACTGGCACCACCAG CTCCCGGCACTGTGCGGGGCCCTGGCCCATGTCTCACAGCACCATCACAACCTGGTGACTGTGGTTCGGCTGCTTCCAGATAccacagccaggggcag GCAGCTGCGCCAGCACTTGAGCCTCTGTCTCATCTCGCGGCTCCTGGGGATGCCTGATGGGACCGTGGTACCCTCCACCAAGGAGGGACAG CTGCGCCAGctgtgctgcctcctggccctcATGAAGCCGGCTGCCCTCAGGTGCCACCTGCCACCTCCAGAGCCCTGGAGTCCTGGCCTGGACTGGGAG GCTTGCTATCTGTGCTACAGCCTCCTGAGCCTGGCCGACACAGCCGTGGGCACCGAGTGCTCATCTCCGGAGCACAAG tgtctgtggcaggagctgtgtgcccagctgcagcGGCACCTGGGCTCTGGCCTGCCTGAAGGTCCTGGCCTGCTCTTTGTCACCCAGCTCAAGTGTCTCGTCACCCACACCTACGTCAAGTGGCAGGCAACACTGACCCAGTGCCCGTCCCAG gagctgcactACCTACACTGGATGGAGTCGTAG
- the FAM178B gene encoding protein FAM178B isoform X1 has product MAQQAVVAPVPTPELPILGGLRWYQIPLSSLRAPSTGLFSRRFQDSLQRYRQLRLTKRLRVGRPYALLGDPDPASPPAQDSRSQRPRGSRARSSLGLAPCRAASRHWRGSRAPHRKSKRMPHLPQGTNTSPDEAFPADWSPVQLDFLCQAGMVSPSQDTAGSGEKQDDEEELLPLAQLLGGAARILPEPGMGLQPDPDVNSLAALLQERRAWCLVGEGLPTLPDDSSEDSPDDTPMPEEHRLFLERFALVTSELPDFPPGEGIFGEAMPTPASLPAVCVHGLAPQSPLEAAFLDATPAGQVTFVRTGLLTLLYRHVLACPPPVLHWLFQLASQPAGAAPSAFQALWEISMQQIDAPELWCPSLGEVGQALQRLGAHQATLSPPGQLPLELLPPAPSCPPSLALGGTEGTAYSTVVLGAQLSDIYKYLTLCVLVRPGCYPDRQRRALVALLCRLSLVHPLRYQPCPDLQQLLCALLDGMDNWHHQLPALCGALAHVSQHHHNLVTVVRLLPDTTARGRQLRQHLSLCLISRLLGMPDGTVVPSTKEGQLRQLCCLLALMKPAALRCHLPPPEPWSPGLDWEACYLCYSLLSLADTAVGTECSSPEHKCLWQELCAQLQRHLGSGLPEGPGLLFVTQLKCLVTHTYVKWQATLTQCPSQVRVLTGTRAGTGPWHCWHSPSMAGGQGGGSTVGTGKELWSLGTQLVPPLPPPHAIQLLLLPSHLGSPLTPKCLQIGTGGTAGSQMGASIQPPHPSPMRYN; this is encoded by the exons ATGGCCCAGCAGGCGGTGGTGGCCccagtgcccaccccagagctgccCATCCTGGGGGGCCTGCGCTGGTACCAGATCCCACTGTCCTCGCTGCGGGCGCCCAGCACGGGCCTCTTCAGCCGCCGCTTTCAGGACAGCCTGCAGCGCTACCGCCAGCTGCGCCTCACCAAGCGCCTGCGTGTCGGCCGCCCCTACGCTCTGCTCGGGGACCCCGACCCGGCCTCCCCGCCCGCCCAG GATAGCAGGAGCCAGCGACCTAGAGGCAGTAGAGCCCGGAGCAGCCTGGGCCTTGCCCCATGCCGAGCAG CCTCCAGGCACTGGCGCGGCTCCAGGGCCCCCCACCGGAAGTCCAAGAGGATGCCGCATCTGCCACAGGGCACCAACACCAGCCCTGATGAGGCCTTCCCAGCTGACTGGAGCCCTGTGCAGCTGGACTTCCTTTGCCAGGCTGGTATGGTGTCCCCCAGCCAGGATACGGCTGGATCTGGGGAGAAGCAGGACGATGAGGAAGAGCTGTTGCCCCTGGCGCagctgctggggggagcagcacGGATCCTCCCGGAGCCTGGCATG GGCCTGCAGCCAGATCCTGATGTCAACAGTCTGGCAgcgctgctgcaggagagaag gGCCTGGTGCTTGGTGGGCGAGGGGCTGCCAACACTGCCCGATGACAGCTCTGAAGATTCACCCGATGACACACCAATGCCCGAGGAGCACAG gctgTTTCTGGAGCGCTTTGCACTGGTCACCAGTGAGCTGCCAGACTTTCCCCCTGGGGAGGGCATCTTTGGGGAGGCCATGCCTACCCCTGCGTCCCTCCCAGCTGTGTGCGTCCATGGCCTGGCACCCCAGAGCCCTCTTGAGGCTGCTTTTCTCGA tgccacGCCAGCTGGGCAGGTCACCTTCGTGCGCACCGGGCTGCTCACTCTGCTGTACCGCCATGTGctggcctgccccccacctgtcctGCACTGGCTCTTCCAG CTGGCATCGCAGCCTGCAGGTGCCGCCCCCAGTGCCTTCCAGGCCCTGTGGGAGATCAGCATGCAGCAGATTGATGCACCTG AGCTGTGGTGCCCATCACTGGGtgaggtggggcaggcactgcagcgCCTGGGTGCCCACCAGGCCACCCTCAGCCCTCCTGGccagctgcccctggagctgctgccccctgcccccag CTGCCCCCCGTCACTGGCCCTGGGAGGCACCGAGGGCACAGCCTACTCTACAGTCGTGCTGGGGGCGCAGCTCAGTGACATCTACAAG TACCTGACACTGTGCGTGCTGGTGCGGCCCGGGTGTTACCCAGACAGGCAGCgcagggccctggtggccctACTTTGCCGCCTCAGCCTGGTGCACCCACTGCGGTACCAGCCCTGCCCTGACCTGCAGCAGTTactctgtgctcttcttgacgGCATGGACAACTGGCACCACCAG CTCCCGGCACTGTGCGGGGCCCTGGCCCATGTCTCACAGCACCATCACAACCTGGTGACTGTGGTTCGGCTGCTTCCAGATAccacagccaggggcag GCAGCTGCGCCAGCACTTGAGCCTCTGTCTCATCTCGCGGCTCCTGGGGATGCCTGATGGGACCGTGGTACCCTCCACCAAGGAGGGACAG CTGCGCCAGctgtgctgcctcctggccctcATGAAGCCGGCTGCCCTCAGGTGCCACCTGCCACCTCCAGAGCCCTGGAGTCCTGGCCTGGACTGGGAG GCTTGCTATCTGTGCTACAGCCTCCTGAGCCTGGCCGACACAGCCGTGGGCACCGAGTGCTCATCTCCGGAGCACAAG tgtctgtggcaggagctgtgtgcccagctgcagcGGCACCTGGGCTCTGGCCTGCCTGAAGGTCCTGGCCTGCTCTTTGTCACCCAGCTCAAGTGTCTCGTCACCCACACCTACGTCAAGTGGCAGGCAACACTGACCCAGTGCCCGTCCCAGGTTAGGGTGCTGACTGGcaccagggcaggcacagggccCTGGCATTGCTGGCATAGCCCCTccatggcaggtgggcagggcggTGGTAGCACCGTGGGAACTGGGAAAGAACTCTGGAGTCTTGGCACCCAGCtagtgccccctctccccccaccccatgccatccagctgctgctgctacccagccatctgggctccccactcacccccaagTGTCTCCAGATTGGCAcagggggcacagctggctcCCAGATGGGGGCTTCaatccagcccccccaccccagccccatgagaTATAATTGA
- the FAM178B gene encoding protein FAM178B isoform X2: MAQQAVVAPVPTPELPILGGLRWYQIPLSSLRAPSTGLFSRRFQDSLQRYRQLRLTKRLRVGRPYALLGDPDPASPPAQDSRSQRPRGSRARSSLGLAPCRAASRHWRGSRAPHRKSKRMPHLPQGTNTSPDEAFPADWSPVQLDFLCQAGMVSPSQDTAGSGEKQDDEEELLPLAQLLGGAARILPEPGMGLQPDPDVNSLAALLQERRAWCLVGEGLPTLPDDSSEDSPDDTPMPEEHRLFLERFALVTSELPDFPPGEGIFGEAMPTPASLPAVCVHGLAPQSPLEAAFLDATPAGQVTFVRTGLLTLLYRHVLACPPPVLHWLFQLASQPAGAAPSAFQALWEISMQQIDAPELWCPSLGEVGQALQRLGAHQATLSPPGQLPLELLPPAPSCPPSLALGGTEGTAYSTVVLGAQLSDIYKLPALCGALAHVSQHHHNLVTVVRLLPDTTARGRQLRQHLSLCLISRLLGMPDGTVVPSTKEGQLRQLCCLLALMKPAALRCHLPPPEPWSPGLDWEACYLCYSLLSLADTAVGTECSSPEHKCLWQELCAQLQRHLGSGLPEGPGLLFVTQLKCLVTHTYVKWQATLTQCPSQVRVLTGTRAGTGPWHCWHSPSMAGGQGGGSTVGTGKELWSLGTQLVPPLPPPHAIQLLLLPSHLGSPLTPKCLQIGTGGTAGSQMGASIQPPHPSPMRYN; this comes from the exons ATGGCCCAGCAGGCGGTGGTGGCCccagtgcccaccccagagctgccCATCCTGGGGGGCCTGCGCTGGTACCAGATCCCACTGTCCTCGCTGCGGGCGCCCAGCACGGGCCTCTTCAGCCGCCGCTTTCAGGACAGCCTGCAGCGCTACCGCCAGCTGCGCCTCACCAAGCGCCTGCGTGTCGGCCGCCCCTACGCTCTGCTCGGGGACCCCGACCCGGCCTCCCCGCCCGCCCAG GATAGCAGGAGCCAGCGACCTAGAGGCAGTAGAGCCCGGAGCAGCCTGGGCCTTGCCCCATGCCGAGCAG CCTCCAGGCACTGGCGCGGCTCCAGGGCCCCCCACCGGAAGTCCAAGAGGATGCCGCATCTGCCACAGGGCACCAACACCAGCCCTGATGAGGCCTTCCCAGCTGACTGGAGCCCTGTGCAGCTGGACTTCCTTTGCCAGGCTGGTATGGTGTCCCCCAGCCAGGATACGGCTGGATCTGGGGAGAAGCAGGACGATGAGGAAGAGCTGTTGCCCCTGGCGCagctgctggggggagcagcacGGATCCTCCCGGAGCCTGGCATG GGCCTGCAGCCAGATCCTGATGTCAACAGTCTGGCAgcgctgctgcaggagagaag gGCCTGGTGCTTGGTGGGCGAGGGGCTGCCAACACTGCCCGATGACAGCTCTGAAGATTCACCCGATGACACACCAATGCCCGAGGAGCACAG gctgTTTCTGGAGCGCTTTGCACTGGTCACCAGTGAGCTGCCAGACTTTCCCCCTGGGGAGGGCATCTTTGGGGAGGCCATGCCTACCCCTGCGTCCCTCCCAGCTGTGTGCGTCCATGGCCTGGCACCCCAGAGCCCTCTTGAGGCTGCTTTTCTCGA tgccacGCCAGCTGGGCAGGTCACCTTCGTGCGCACCGGGCTGCTCACTCTGCTGTACCGCCATGTGctggcctgccccccacctgtcctGCACTGGCTCTTCCAG CTGGCATCGCAGCCTGCAGGTGCCGCCCCCAGTGCCTTCCAGGCCCTGTGGGAGATCAGCATGCAGCAGATTGATGCACCTG AGCTGTGGTGCCCATCACTGGGtgaggtggggcaggcactgcagcgCCTGGGTGCCCACCAGGCCACCCTCAGCCCTCCTGGccagctgcccctggagctgctgccccctgcccccag CTGCCCCCCGTCACTGGCCCTGGGAGGCACCGAGGGCACAGCCTACTCTACAGTCGTGCTGGGGGCGCAGCTCAGTGACATCTACAAG CTCCCGGCACTGTGCGGGGCCCTGGCCCATGTCTCACAGCACCATCACAACCTGGTGACTGTGGTTCGGCTGCTTCCAGATAccacagccaggggcag GCAGCTGCGCCAGCACTTGAGCCTCTGTCTCATCTCGCGGCTCCTGGGGATGCCTGATGGGACCGTGGTACCCTCCACCAAGGAGGGACAG CTGCGCCAGctgtgctgcctcctggccctcATGAAGCCGGCTGCCCTCAGGTGCCACCTGCCACCTCCAGAGCCCTGGAGTCCTGGCCTGGACTGGGAG GCTTGCTATCTGTGCTACAGCCTCCTGAGCCTGGCCGACACAGCCGTGGGCACCGAGTGCTCATCTCCGGAGCACAAG tgtctgtggcaggagctgtgtgcccagctgcagcGGCACCTGGGCTCTGGCCTGCCTGAAGGTCCTGGCCTGCTCTTTGTCACCCAGCTCAAGTGTCTCGTCACCCACACCTACGTCAAGTGGCAGGCAACACTGACCCAGTGCCCGTCCCAGGTTAGGGTGCTGACTGGcaccagggcaggcacagggccCTGGCATTGCTGGCATAGCCCCTccatggcaggtgggcagggcggTGGTAGCACCGTGGGAACTGGGAAAGAACTCTGGAGTCTTGGCACCCAGCtagtgccccctctccccccaccccatgccatccagctgctgctgctacccagccatctgggctccccactcacccccaagTGTCTCCAGATTGGCAcagggggcacagctggctcCCAGATGGGGGCTTCaatccagcccccccaccccagccccatgagaTATAATTGA